A part of Brassica rapa cultivar Chiifu-401-42 chromosome A05, CAAS_Brap_v3.01, whole genome shotgun sequence genomic DNA contains:
- the LOC103855183 gene encoding uncharacterized protein LOC103855183 gives MEVSVSPQPHKMKLQTPRKSSLSGAKKDLWVAIREGSLVDVESALNVLKKSGGILNLRNACGLTPLHIAVWRNHIPIVRRLLAAGADPDARDGESGWSSLHRALHFGHLAVASVLIDSGASFTLEDIKSRTPVDLVSGPVAQVIGEKHNSVATEVFSWGNGANYQLGTGNQDVQKLPGRVDSLHGCFIKSVSAAKFHSVAISSHGEVYTWGFGRGGRLGHPEFDIHSGQAAVITPRKVISGLGSRRVKAVAAAKHHTVIATETGDVLTWGSNREGQLGYTSVDTQATPRKVTSLKAKIVAVSAANKHTAVVSDCGEVFTWGCNKEGQLGYGTSNSASNYFPRLVDYLKGKVFTAISSAKYHTLVLREDGEVYTWGHRLVTPRRVNVSRNLKKAGNTLLNFHRRRPLRVTAIAAGMVHSMALAEDGALFYWVSSDSNLKGQQLHSLQGKTVVSISAGKYWASAATSTGEVYMWDGKTCKDVPPSLSRIHNLKRATTVAVGETHLLVVASLYHPVYAPAALNKYLTVQAGEEQHEELDEGFMFDDVESANVLPSKQHDNPKERSVPSLKSLCEKVAAECIVEPRNAIQLLEIADSLGAHDLKKYCEDLVIRNLDFILTVSPQTIANTSPDVLANLEKLLDDRSSEPWSCRPLPTPTATFPVVIDSEEEESESDMLRTRDNHVMKHFSCVTEGSSFLQPEDDEMAQRNTKEVRALRKKLQQIEILEAKLTRGQALDGQQIAKLQKKLDIESSLVELGISVEESPEGRSSSGLPLDGKANKKADGLRKKKKKGKQRFAQVETLPEFGEVKVEMDAILNKETEETSETIKPKDGNAMLDVTMVSEFTKEADSVSLSQKKDNPPDSPRSKKVATKANKKKNRKGGLSMFLTGALDDNPKPIVAPPPPKPKSEGPAWGGAAKVISKGYSSLRDIQDEQSKTPQPHEQPVRTTKHQLGDESCGKILLSSFLTSKPIPVESTRSLQQQCDVEKGTPPWASSATPPHVSRPSLRDIQMQQVKKQQSLSHSPKMKTSGFTVATGQGSPSESPGANRWFKPEVDAPSSIRSIQVEEKAMKDLRRFYSNVKVVRNQN, from the exons ATGGAAGTGTCAGTCTCTCCGCAACCCCACAAGATGAAGCTGCAAACTCCTCGTAAAAGCTCGCTTTCTGGAGCTAAGAAAGATCTGTGGGTTGCTATACGAGAAGGCTCATTGGTCGATGTCGAATCAGCACTGAACGTACTGAAGAAGAGCGGTGGCATTCTGAATTTAAGGAACGCATGTGGTCTCACTCCTCTGCATATTGCAGTCTGGAGAAACCACATTCCTATTGTTAGGAGACTTCTAGCTGCTGGCGCTGATCCTGATGCTAGG GATGGAGAATCTGGTTGGAGTAGTCTTCACAGAGCTTTGCATTTTGGCCATCTCGCGGTGGCTAGTGTGCTAATTGACTCGGGTGCTTCTTTTACTCTAGAAGACATAAAGTCAAGAACACCGGTTGACTTGGTCTCAGGCCCAGTGGCTCAGGTCATTGGTGAGAAGCACAATTCAG TGGCTACAGAGGTGTTCAGCTGGGGTAATGGTGCAAACTACCAACTTGGAACTGGCAATCAAGATGTTCAGAAGCTACCAGGCAGAGTTGATTCACTGCATGGTTGTTTTATTAAGTCGGTCTCTGCTGCGAAGTTTCATAGTGTTGCCATTAGTTCCCATGGAGAAGTCTACACTTGGGGGTTTGGAAGAGGTGGTCGCCTTGGACATCCTGAATTTGACATCCACAG TGGTCAAGCTGCAGTTATCACTCCTCGGAAGGTGATATCTGGTTTAGGATCTCGCAGAGTGAAGGCAGTTGCAGCAGCTAAGCACCATACTGTTATTGCTACTGAAACCGGAGACGTGTTAACTTGGGGTTCCAATAGAG AGGGGCAGCTTGGTTATACGTCGGTAGATACTCAGGCAACACCTCGCAAAGTGACTTCGTTGAAAGCGAAGATTGTAGCTGTTTCTGCGGCAAACAAACACACCGCTGTAGTTTCTGACTGCGGTGAAGTTTTCACTTGGGGATGCAACAAGGAAGGTCAGCTTGGTTACGGAACCTCCAACTCAGCTTCAAACTATTTCCCTAGATTGGTTGATTACTTGAAAGGAAAAGTTTTCACGGCCATCTCATCTGCTAAATACCACACTCTTGTGTTACGAGAAGACGGAGAG GTGTACACTTGGGGTCATCGGCTGGTGACTCCTAGACGTGTTAATGTTTCCCGGAATCTGAAGAAAGCTGGGAACACACTATTGAATTTTCATAGAAGGAGACCTCTTAGAGTGACTGCAATAGCTGCAGGAATGGTACACAGCATGGCTCTAGCAGAAGATGGTGCATTGTTTTATTGGGTTTCTTCTGACTCCAATCTCAAAGGCCAACAg TTGCATAGTCTGCAAGGGAAAACAGTTGTGAGCATTTCAGCTGGTAAATATTGGGCATCTGCTGCTACAAGCACAGGCGAAGTCTACATGTGGGATGGGAAGACATGCAAAGACGTGCCACCGTCTCTTTCTCGCATCCACAACTTGAAAAGAGCAACCACAGTTGCTGTTGGCGAAACACATCTCCTGGTTGTTGCTTCTCTGTATCACCCTGTCTACGCTCCTGCCGCGCTTAACAAGTATCTGACTGTGCAAGCGGGTGAAGAACAACATGAAGAGCTGGACGAGGGTTTTATGTTTGATGATGTGGAATCTGCTAACGTGTTACCATCCAAGCAACATGATAATCCCAAGGAGAGGTCAGTGCCTAGCTTGAAGAGTTTATGCGAGAAAGTGGCTGCGGAGTGTATAGTAGAGCCTCGAAATGCTATTCAACTTCTTGAAATTGCGGATTCACTTGGAGCTCATGACCTGAAGAAGTACTGTGAG GACCTTGTGATCCGAAACCTTGACTTTATTTTAACCGTTTCTCCCCAAACAATAGCAAACACATCACCTGACGTTCTCGCCAATCTTGAGAAACTACTAGACGACAGATCATCTGAACCGTGGAGCTGCCGACCACTTCCAACGCCAACAGCTACATTCCCTGTTGTTATAGATAGCGAAGAGGAGGAAAGCGAGAGCGATATGTTACGAACTCGTGACAACCATGTGATGAAACACTTCTCCTGCGTTACTGAAGGATCCTCCTTCTTGCAACCAGAGGATGATGAGATGGCTCAACGTAACACCAAAGAAGTCAGGGCGTTGAGGAAGAAGCTGCAACAGATTGAGATCCTTGAAGCAAAGCTAACGAGAGGACAAGCCCTTGATGGTCAGCAAATAGCAAAGCTTCAGAAGAAACTAGATATCGAAAGTTCGCTTGTGGAACTTGGTATCTCCGTTGAAGAGTCACCAGAGGGGAGATCATCTTCAGGATTGCCACTTGATGGAAAGGCTAACAAGAAGGCTGATGGTTtaaggaaaaagaagaaaaagggtAAACAGAGGTTTGCACAAGTTGAGACTCTCCCTGAGTTTGGTGAAGTTAAAGTGGAGATGGATGCAATCCTCAATAAAGAAACCGAGGAAACCTCTGAAACTATCAAACCAAAG GACGGCAATGCTATGTTGGATGTGACGATGGTTAGTGAGTTCACCAAAGAAGCAGACTCAGTCTCACTCTCGCAGAAGAAAGACAATCCACCTGATTCACCTAGAAGCAAGAAAGTTGCAACGAaagcaaacaagaagaagaacagaaaGGGAGGACTGTCCATGTTCTTAACCGGTGCTCTTGATGATAACCCTAAACCCATTGTTGCTCCTCCGCCACCAAAGCCCAAGAGCGAAGGTCCTGCGTGGGGAGGTGCTGCTAAGGTGATTTCAAAGGGGTACTCTTCTCTTCGAGATATTCAAGACGAACAAAGCAAGACTCCTCAGCCTCATGAGCAGCCTGTTAGGACTACTAAACATCAGTTAGGGGATGAGTCTTGTGGTAAGATACTATTGAGTTCTTTCTTGACCTCGAAGCCGATTCCTGTGGAATCAACGAGAAGTTTGCAGCAGCAATGTGATGTGGAAAAGGGAACTCCTCCTTGGGCTTCTTCTGCAACTCCTCCTCACGTTTCTCGACCTTCTCTCAGAGACATCCAAATGCAGCAG GTGAAGAAGCAACAGTCTCTGTCCCACAGTCCAAAGATGAAAACATCAGGCTTCACTGTTGCAACAGGGCAAGGATCTCCATCAGAATCTCCTGGAGCTAACCGCTGGTTCAAACCAGAGGTTGATGCTCCATCATCAATCCGATCTATCCAGGTGGAAGAGAAAGCAATGAAGGATTTGCGCCGATTCTACAGCAATGTGAAGGTAGTCAGGAACCAGAACTGA
- the LOC103855184 gene encoding putative syntaxin-131: MNDLLKGSSEFSRDRSNRSDTESGHGPGNSGDLGLAGFFNKVQEIEKQYEKLDKHLKKLQGAHEETKAVTKAPAMKSIKQRMERDVDEVGKISRFIKGKIEELDRENLENRSKPGCGKGTGVDRTRTATTIAVKKKFKDKISEFQTLRQNIHQEYREVVERRVFTVTGQQADEEMVDRLIETGDSEQIFQKAIMEQGRGQIMDTLAEIQERHDAVRDLEKKLLDLQQVFLDMAVLVDAQGEMLDNIENMVSSAVDHVQSGNNQLSKALKKQKSSRKWMCIAILILLIIVIITVVSVLKPWTQKHGAHGA, encoded by the exons ATGAACGACCTCTTAAAG GGTTCTTCAGAGTTCTCGAGAGATCGATCTAATAGAAGCGATACTGAGTCAGGACATGGCCCAGGTAACTCTGGAGATCTCGGCCTCGCTGGTTTCTTCAATAAG GTCCAAGAAATCGAAAAGCAATATGAGAAGCTTGATAAGCATCTCAAGAAGCTTCAGGGGGCACACGAGGAGACTAAAGCCGTCACCAAGGCTCCCGCAATGAAAT CAATCAAACAAAGGATGGAGAGAGATGTTGATGAAGTGGGAAAAATCTCTCGTTTCATCAAAGGAAAGATCGAAGAACTGGACCGGGAG AATCTGGAGAACCGGAGTAAACCGGGATGTGGGAAAGGAACTGGAGTAGACAGAACAAGAACAGCTACAACTAT CGCGGTTAAAAAGAAGTTCAAGGACAAGATATCTGAATTCCAA ACTCTAAGACAAAACATTCACCAAGAATACAGAGAAGTTGTAGAGAGGCGTGTTTTCACAG TGACTGGCCAACAAGCTGATGAAGAG ATGGTTGATCGATTGATTGAAACCGGAGACAGTGAGCAGATTTTCCAGAAAGCAATCATGGAGCAGGGACGAGGTCAG ATAATGGATACACTGGCTGAGATTCAGGAACGCCATGATGCTgtcagagatttagagaagaaacTCCTTGACCTACAACAG GTGTTTCTTGATATGGCCGTGCTGGTGGATGCACAGGGAGAGATGCTAGACAACATAGAGAACATG GTCTCCAGCGCTGTGGACCATGTTCAATCCGGGAACAACCAGCTATCAAAGGCACTAAAGAAACAGAAAAGTTCgaggaaatggatgtgcattgCCATCCTCATCCTTCTTATCATCGTCATCATTACCGTTGTCTCTGTTCTCAAACCATGGACACAGAAACATGGTGCACATGGTGCCTAA